The genomic window AAGAAAGTTAAAGAGTTAGAAAACCTCAGCAAAGAAGAAAAGGCAAGAGCCTGCGGCTACTACACCGTTACAAAAAGCGGCGTAGAGCGAGTAAATATGATGAAGTTCTTGAATGCCCTCATTGATGCGGAAGGGATTGAGTTAGACGGCAAACAAAACGGCAATGGACGAGGAGGCCGCAGTGCCAGCTATAGAATCAGCGTCCAGTCTAACGGTAATTTGCTGATAGGCTCTGCTTACACTAAACAGATGGGTCTCCAATCTGGGGATGAGTTTGAAATATCTCTGGGACGGAAACATATTCATCTGCGACAACTTGACCGGGAAGAAGGAGACTTAGACGAAGAATTAGAAGAGGCATCCTGATTCACGGAGTCGTTAGTCATTAGTAAAAACGCCTGACGAATGTAGAGACGTTGTATGCAACGTCTCTATACCCGGTTAAGGCAATATGTAAATTGGCTTTTGCAGGAGATGCGGTGGGAGCGGCCTGCAAAAGCTAGTTATTCGTTATCAGTCGCAACTTCATGACTAATAATTAACTTAAGCAGTTTTCTTGAGCGGCGGTAAATTTAACTCTTTCGGCAGTGTCACAGGGAGATAGCGACGCAATGTTTTGCGAGTAGCGGCGACACTGCACGCCAAAGCAATTCCATCTTTTTCCAAGACACCTAATACATGATGAGGATTATCCGGGTCAACAACTGGTAACTGGTGGAGTCCCCGCGCCGCCATCCGGTCTAAGGCATCAGCCACAGGTTCATCAGGAGTTGCATAGAGAATTTCAGTTGTGCAGATATCAACAATCGACTGATAAGCCAAATCGTCGGTCAAATTGGTAGAGACGCTGCTTAAAACGCTGGTTTGAGCTGAGGAAATTACAGGCGATCGCGCTACAGACATCGCTCGATTAATATCCTGTAAAGTGACAATACCAATTAACTGCTGGGTGTCGTCAATCACTAAAGCACTACGAGAACGACTATTAGTTAAAGCCAAACCTGCCTCTAAAACTGAAGA from Funiculus sociatus GB2-C1 includes these protein-coding regions:
- a CDS encoding AbrB family transcriptional regulator, yielding MNKKKKIETLTGETLVKKVKELENLSKEEKARACGYYTVTKSGVERVNMMKFLNALIDAEGIELDGKQNGNGRGGRSASYRISVQSNGNLLIGSAYTKQMGLQSGDEFEISLGRKHIHLRQLDREEGDLDEELEEAS